A genome region from Alistipes dispar includes the following:
- a CDS encoding UDP-N-acetylmuramoyl-tripeptide--D-alanyl-D-alanine ligase → MSELYELFLEHPVVSTDTRRIVPGSVFFALRGATFDGNRFVAEALARGAAFAVADDPAAAGGDPRIRFVPDTLQALQALAREHRRALGIPILAISGSNGKTTTKELVSRVLASRFEVYATRGNLNNHIGVPLTLLAMDARTQFGIVEMGASACGEIALLASVAEPDYGLLTNVGRAHLEGFGGPEGVRRGKGELFDYLAAHGGTAFVPEEDATLSAMAAERPAMAVERYSRSLADGLENRLEGSYNRYNIAAAVAVGHRFGIPDGEIRRAIASYTPDNNRSQRTETERNTLVVDCYNANPSSMRASVENFLAEPLGRRTARVLILGDMLELGEWSAEEHAAVVRLALQGAGASGAAPLPAGTATQLLLVGPEFARAVAALPRKPAATELFASREELLERLHTRPVENALVLLKGSRGIGLEKALEAL, encoded by the coding sequence ATGTCCGAACTCTACGAACTTTTCCTCGAACACCCCGTCGTCTCGACCGACACGCGCCGGATCGTGCCGGGGTCGGTCTTCTTCGCCCTGCGCGGCGCCACGTTCGACGGCAACCGCTTCGTCGCCGAAGCCCTCGCCCGCGGAGCGGCCTTCGCCGTGGCGGACGATCCCGCGGCGGCCGGCGGCGATCCCCGCATACGTTTCGTACCCGACACGCTGCAAGCCCTCCAGGCCCTCGCGCGCGAACACCGCCGCGCACTGGGCATCCCGATCCTCGCCATATCGGGCAGCAACGGAAAAACCACCACCAAGGAACTCGTGAGCCGCGTCCTCGCGAGCCGTTTCGAGGTCTATGCCACCCGCGGCAACCTCAACAACCACATCGGCGTCCCGCTGACGCTGCTGGCGATGGATGCCCGCACGCAGTTCGGCATCGTGGAGATGGGCGCGAGCGCCTGCGGCGAAATCGCCCTGCTGGCCTCCGTCGCCGAACCCGACTACGGCCTGCTGACCAACGTGGGACGCGCCCACCTCGAAGGGTTCGGAGGCCCCGAGGGGGTCCGCCGCGGCAAGGGCGAGCTGTTCGACTACCTCGCCGCGCACGGCGGCACGGCCTTCGTCCCCGAGGAGGACGCGACGCTCTCGGCGATGGCCGCCGAACGCCCCGCGATGGCCGTCGAACGCTATTCGCGCTCGCTGGCCGACGGCTTGGAAAACCGGCTCGAAGGTAGCTACAACCGATACAACATCGCCGCGGCCGTCGCCGTGGGACACCGCTTCGGCATCCCCGACGGGGAGATACGCCGTGCCATCGCCTCCTACACGCCCGACAACAACCGCTCGCAGCGCACCGAGACGGAGCGCAACACGCTCGTGGTCGATTGCTACAACGCCAATCCGTCGAGCATGCGCGCGTCGGTCGAGAACTTCCTCGCCGAACCGCTCGGCCGCCGCACGGCCCGGGTGCTCATCCTGGGCGACATGCTCGAACTGGGTGAGTGGTCGGCCGAAGAGCACGCCGCCGTCGTCCGGCTCGCATTGCAGGGAGCCGGCGCCTCCGGCGCCGCACCGCTTCCGGCCGGAACCGCCACGCAACTGCTGCTGGTCGGTCCGGAGTTCGCCCGCGCCGTGGCGGCCCTTCCCCGCAAACCCGCCGCGACGGAGCTGTTCGCCTCGCGCGAGGAGCTGCTCGAACGGCTCCACACGCGCCCCGTGGAGAACGCGCTCGTCCTGCTCAAGGGATCGCGCGGCATCGGACTGGAGAAGGCGCTCGAGGCATTGTGA
- a CDS encoding mannose-1-phosphate guanylyltransferase, which yields MTSNKYCVIMAGGIGSRFWPKSRQSRPKQFLDILGTGKSFIRHTYERFAKMVPAENFLVVTNDRYKRLVLEHIPEIGEEQVLCEPVGRNTAPCIAYAAYTLLKRNPDAEMIVTPADHLILNEEDFRGIIAECLAFASEHDALMTVGIKPTRPDTGYGYIQVSDGSPISKVKCFTEKPDLELAQVFLQSGEFFWNSGIFVWKVRSIVEAFEKYLPEHHALFSGVMRALGTDAERNVVEIAFSECRAISIDYGIMEKADNVYVRCGEFGWSDVGTWGSVYQHSRKDRYANAVPAEGCYLYDTRSSIVSLPAEKIAVISGLKEYIVVDTEDVLLICPRAEEQNIKKFIDEVKFHNGDKHI from the coding sequence ATGACGAGCAATAAATATTGTGTCATCATGGCGGGCGGCATCGGGTCCCGCTTCTGGCCCAAAAGCCGCCAGTCGAGGCCCAAACAGTTCCTCGACATTCTCGGAACCGGGAAATCCTTCATCCGCCACACCTACGAACGCTTCGCGAAGATGGTTCCCGCCGAGAACTTCCTCGTGGTGACCAACGACCGATACAAACGGCTGGTGCTGGAGCACATTCCCGAAATCGGCGAGGAGCAGGTTCTCTGCGAACCCGTGGGGCGCAACACGGCGCCCTGCATCGCCTATGCGGCCTACACGCTCCTCAAGCGCAACCCCGACGCCGAGATGATCGTCACTCCGGCCGACCACCTGATCCTCAACGAGGAGGACTTCCGCGGGATCATCGCCGAGTGCCTCGCCTTCGCCTCGGAGCACGACGCGCTGATGACCGTCGGCATCAAACCCACGCGCCCCGACACGGGATACGGCTACATCCAGGTCTCGGACGGCAGCCCCATCAGCAAGGTCAAGTGCTTCACGGAGAAGCCCGACCTGGAACTGGCGCAGGTCTTCCTGCAGTCGGGCGAGTTTTTCTGGAACTCGGGCATCTTCGTCTGGAAGGTCCGCTCGATCGTCGAGGCGTTCGAGAAGTACCTCCCCGAGCACCACGCCCTCTTCAGCGGGGTGATGCGCGCCCTGGGGACCGACGCCGAGCGCAACGTGGTGGAGATCGCCTTCTCGGAGTGCCGCGCCATCTCGATCGACTACGGTATCATGGAAAAGGCCGACAACGTTTACGTCCGCTGCGGCGAATTCGGCTGGAGCGACGTCGGCACGTGGGGCTCGGTCTACCAGCACTCGCGCAAGGACCGCTACGCCAACGCCGTGCCGGCCGAGGGGTGCTACCTCTACGACACGCGTTCGTCGATCGTCTCGCTTCCCGCGGAGAAGATCGCCGTCATCAGCGGCCTGAAGGAGTATATCGTCGTGGACACGGAAGACGTGCTGCTGATCTGTCCCCGCGCCGAGGAGCAGAACATCAAGAAGTTCATCGACGAAGTGAAGTTCCACAACGGCGACAAACACATCTGA